A section of the Cryobacterium soli genome encodes:
- a CDS encoding carbohydrate ABC transporter permease, whose protein sequence is MTTSSTLSRPDRAERKAQRDSARTFRQKASPVSTGILIIGAIYCLFPVFWVLMASSKDSSELFSTFTLMPSSHLWDNIVELSQYRNGLFWRWVLNTAIYAGVGALASTWISAISGYVLAKFEFPGKKVVFSILLMGVLVPGVILAIPQYFLLAEVGLTNTMWSVLLPQIISPYGIYLARIYAAASVPTEVIEASRTEGAGELYIFNRIALPMMGPGLVTIFLFQFVAVWNNFMLPYIMLGDDKLFPVTVGLSGLLNQGASAPSMYTLVITGALLSIIPLIILFLVLQRYWKVDLAAGAVKA, encoded by the coding sequence ATGACCACCTCATCCACCCTCTCCCGGCCCGACCGGGCAGAGCGCAAAGCACAACGCGACTCGGCACGCACCTTCCGGCAGAAGGCCAGCCCGGTCTCCACCGGCATCCTCATCATCGGCGCGATCTACTGCCTGTTCCCGGTCTTCTGGGTGCTGATGGCATCGAGCAAGGACAGCTCCGAACTGTTCTCCACCTTCACCCTGATGCCCAGTAGCCACCTGTGGGACAACATCGTGGAGCTCAGCCAATACCGCAACGGCCTGTTCTGGCGGTGGGTGCTCAACACCGCCATCTACGCCGGCGTCGGCGCATTGGCGTCCACCTGGATCTCGGCGATCTCCGGCTACGTCCTGGCCAAGTTCGAGTTCCCCGGCAAGAAGGTCGTCTTCTCGATCCTGCTGATGGGCGTGCTTGTGCCCGGCGTGATCCTGGCGATCCCGCAGTACTTCCTGCTCGCCGAAGTCGGGCTGACCAACACCATGTGGTCGGTGTTGCTGCCCCAGATCATCAGCCCGTACGGCATCTACCTGGCCCGGATCTACGCGGCCGCCTCGGTGCCGACCGAGGTCATCGAAGCCTCCAGAACCGAGGGGGCCGGCGAGCTGTACATCTTCAACCGCATCGCCCTGCCGATGATGGGCCCGGGTCTGGTGACGATCTTCCTGTTCCAGTTCGTGGCCGTGTGGAACAACTTCATGCTGCCGTACATCATGCTCGGTGACGACAAACTGTTCCCGGTCACCGTTGGGCTCAGCGGCCTGCTCAACCAGGGCGCCTCGGCACCGTCGATGTACACCCTGGTGATCACCGGAGCGCTGCTGTCCATCATCCCGCTCATAATCCTGTTCCTCGTCTTGCAGCGCTACTGGAAGGTGGACCTCGCCGCCGGCGCCGTCAAGGCCTGA
- a CDS encoding carbohydrate ABC transporter permease has protein sequence MTVTEAPAAARTSTPPVRRGRGTFRSRVLVPYAMLAPGIILFVAFMAAPIVYTLFLSFQKTKVSGLGLGSGARTAVFAGIDNYVTTLTNTEFGASVGRVLLYGFILIPLMLGLALLFALLLDSRRTRAAGFSRTAIFLPYAVPAVISSLLWGFLYLPAVSPFYFVFDKLGWDVPSLLSAGGVTFAIANIALWGGVGFNMIVMYTSLKSVPSDIYEAAKLDGASEIQIALRIKIPIIAPAIVMTALFSMVATLQVFAEPTTLRPLTNSLSTSWSPLMLVYRDAFTRDDIYSAAATSIVIALVTFAFSFLFLRVVQKRAFGQED, from the coding sequence GTGACAGTGACAGAGGCCCCCGCGGCCGCCCGGACCAGCACGCCGCCGGTGCGCCGAGGCCGAGGCACCTTCCGATCCAGGGTGCTCGTGCCGTACGCGATGCTCGCCCCCGGCATCATCCTGTTCGTGGCCTTCATGGCCGCGCCCATCGTCTACACCCTGTTCCTGAGCTTCCAGAAGACCAAGGTCTCGGGCCTCGGACTGGGCTCCGGAGCGCGCACCGCGGTCTTCGCCGGGATCGACAACTACGTCACCACCCTCACCAACACCGAGTTCGGGGCCAGTGTCGGCCGGGTGCTGCTCTACGGCTTCATCCTGATCCCGCTGATGCTGGGTCTGGCGTTGCTCTTCGCACTGCTGCTGGACTCGCGCCGCACCCGCGCGGCCGGCTTCTCCCGCACCGCCATCTTCCTGCCCTACGCCGTTCCCGCCGTGATCAGCTCGCTGCTGTGGGGCTTCCTCTATCTGCCCGCGGTGAGCCCGTTCTACTTCGTCTTCGACAAGCTCGGCTGGGATGTGCCATCCCTGCTCTCCGCCGGCGGGGTGACCTTCGCCATCGCCAACATCGCACTCTGGGGCGGCGTCGGCTTCAACATGATCGTCATGTACACCTCGCTCAAGTCGGTGCCCTCCGACATCTACGAGGCGGCCAAGCTGGACGGCGCGAGCGAGATCCAGATCGCGCTGCGCATCAAGATCCCCATCATCGCCCCGGCCATCGTGATGACCGCGCTGTTCTCCATGGTCGCCACGCTGCAGGTCTTCGCCGAACCCACCACACTCCGCCCGCTCACCAACTCCCTCTCCACCAGTTGGTCGCCGCTGATGCTGGTGTACCGGGATGCCTTCACCCGCGACGACATCTACTCGGCCGCCGCCACCTCGATCGTCATCGCCCTGGTGACCTTCGCCTTCTCGTTCCTGTTCCTGCGCGTCGTGCAGAAACGCGCCTTCGGCCAGGAGGACTGA
- a CDS encoding ABC transporter substrate-binding protein encodes MRTSIRVGAVAMATAATLLMSGCSANTGGGDDGPVELNYWAWAPNLEQVVDIWNEDNPDIQVTVQKQDGGDPAITKLLTAIKAGSGAPDLIQAEYQKIPTLVSSDALADLSEFGAGDIEDSFSDGVWDSVTLGSDAIYAIPQDSGPMMFFYRADIFEQLGLSVPTTWDEYAEVARAVHAADPAKYLGTFSSNDAGWFTGMAQQAGASWWGIDGEAWSVDIDKTPTETVAGYWGGLVEEGAIDNKPMYTPEWNAGLNDGTQVGWLSAVWAPGVLGGNAADTAGLWKAAPMPQWDADAPATGNWGGSSTAVTTQSKHQEAATKFATWLNTDAEAVQALVKTSGIYPADAAQAKAALTSPPEFFSNQPDFYDVAADVAATVSPFTYGPNVNVAYSAYNDEFAKAADAKTQSAFLDAVTAMQKITTDDMKKSGFTVK; translated from the coding sequence ATGCGCACGTCAATTCGGGTCGGGGCCGTGGCCATGGCCACAGCGGCAACGCTGCTCATGTCAGGTTGTTCGGCGAACACGGGTGGCGGTGACGACGGGCCGGTTGAACTCAACTACTGGGCCTGGGCGCCGAACCTGGAGCAGGTCGTGGACATCTGGAACGAAGACAACCCCGACATCCAGGTGACCGTGCAGAAGCAGGACGGCGGCGACCCCGCGATCACCAAGCTGCTCACGGCCATCAAGGCCGGCAGCGGTGCGCCCGATCTGATCCAGGCGGAGTACCAGAAGATCCCCACCCTGGTGTCCTCCGATGCGCTTGCGGACCTGAGCGAGTTCGGCGCCGGCGACATTGAAGATTCCTTCTCCGACGGCGTGTGGGACTCCGTCACGCTGGGCTCTGACGCCATCTACGCGATCCCGCAGGACAGCGGCCCCATGATGTTCTTCTACCGCGCCGACATCTTCGAACAGCTCGGCCTGAGTGTTCCCACCACCTGGGACGAGTACGCCGAGGTCGCGCGGGCCGTGCACGCCGCCGACCCGGCCAAGTACCTCGGCACCTTCTCGTCCAACGACGCCGGCTGGTTCACCGGCATGGCCCAGCAGGCGGGTGCTTCCTGGTGGGGCATCGACGGCGAGGCCTGGAGCGTCGACATCGACAAGACGCCCACCGAAACCGTGGCCGGCTACTGGGGCGGTCTCGTCGAAGAGGGCGCCATCGACAACAAGCCGATGTACACGCCGGAGTGGAACGCCGGCCTCAACGACGGCACCCAGGTGGGCTGGCTGAGCGCAGTCTGGGCCCCCGGCGTGCTCGGCGGCAACGCGGCCGACACGGCCGGGCTCTGGAAGGCGGCTCCGATGCCGCAGTGGGACGCTGACGCACCCGCCACCGGCAACTGGGGTGGCTCGTCCACGGCTGTGACCACGCAGTCCAAGCACCAGGAGGCGGCCACCAAGTTCGCGACCTGGCTGAACACCGACGCTGAGGCCGTGCAGGCCCTCGTCAAGACCTCGGGCATTTACCCAGCCGACGCCGCCCAGGCCAAGGCAGCGCTGACCTCGCCGCCGGAGTTCTTCTCCAACCAGCCTGACTTCTACGATGTCGCCGCCGATGTGGCCGCCACCGTGAGCCCCTTCACCTACGGGCCCAACGTGAACGTGGCCTACAGCGCCTACAACGACGAGTTCGCGAAGGCGGCTGACGCCAAGACCCAGAGCGCGTTCCTGGATGCGGTCACCGCGATGCAGAAGATCACGACAGACGACATGAAGAAGAGCGGCTTCACCGTCAAGTAG